A region from the Afifella aestuarii genome encodes:
- a CDS encoding bifunctional acetate--CoA ligase family protein/GNAT family N-acetyltransferase, with amino-acid sequence MTIRNLDKAFAPTSVALIGATPRPGSVGAKVLANLHSAGFKGPIWTVNPKYPSIDGERCFPSIKDLPDAPDLAIIATPPEAVPGLIGELGEKGTRAAVVLTAGIEEGNGLMQAMLDAARPYTLRIIGPNCFGIFLPHIGLNASFSHISPRPGRLALLSQSGAIASSIIDWAGNHAIGFSKIITLGNMGDVDVGDCLNQLATDRDTTAILMYLETVPHGRKFMSAARAASRAKPIVVVKAGRHAAAAKAALTHTGAISGADAVADAAFRRAGLLRVGQIEQLFDAAETLTRLKPTKSRRVAIVTNGGGVGVLAVDQLMDEGGVLAELSPETIEELDKVMPPTWSRTNPMDLIGDAPPERYVAATEAALADPNVDALLVLNCPTALSSADGAAEAVISTVKADRARHPYPKPVLTCWLGGETVMKARERLRAAGVATFLSPSDAIRSVGYLTDWHKAQALLMRTPPSLPDDFTWDAERARAVMVKAAEEGRSVLTEPEAKEVLAAFGIPIVKTVIARTIEEVEETARELLRDHKAVVVKLLSAEITHKSDVGGVVLNLSTPEEAVNAVRIITKRVERSRPDAHIEGFTVQPMIRRTAAHELIVGIGNDPLFGPTIVFGAGGTAVEVIADSATGLPPLDRNLARDLIEQTRISRLLDGYRDIPPADMNALELSLIRLSQMAVDLPSITSLDINPLLASSDGVVALDARVAFDPKQVHKSGPNRDMAIRPYPSGWDSTADLASGASVILRPLMPTDVHLYPEFLGKLSPEDIRMRFLAPLKTLPEEMIARLTQIDYARDMAFVALDPESGELLGVSRLAADPDHVEAEYAVTVRSDMKGRGIGWLLMKQIIEYAAADGIERLYGVILPENHTMLSMCRELGFVAVSSPEADGLRHVVIHLEAPASEEEAEASVGSQRPRLIPS; translated from the coding sequence ATGACCATCCGCAACCTGGACAAGGCCTTCGCACCGACTTCGGTCGCTCTTATCGGTGCAACGCCCCGCCCTGGCTCCGTCGGGGCCAAAGTGCTCGCCAATCTCCACAGCGCTGGGTTCAAGGGCCCGATCTGGACCGTCAATCCGAAATATCCCTCGATCGACGGCGAACGCTGCTTCCCCTCGATCAAGGATCTGCCCGACGCACCCGACCTCGCCATCATCGCCACGCCGCCGGAAGCCGTGCCCGGCTTGATCGGAGAGCTGGGCGAAAAAGGCACCCGCGCCGCCGTCGTGCTGACGGCCGGCATCGAGGAAGGCAACGGCCTGATGCAGGCCATGCTCGACGCCGCCCGGCCTTACACCCTGCGCATCATCGGCCCGAACTGCTTCGGCATCTTCCTGCCGCATATCGGGCTCAACGCCAGCTTCTCGCACATTTCGCCGCGTCCGGGTCGCCTTGCTCTATTGTCGCAATCAGGCGCCATCGCCTCCTCGATCATCGACTGGGCGGGCAATCACGCCATCGGCTTCTCGAAGATCATCACGCTCGGCAATATGGGCGACGTCGATGTCGGCGACTGCCTCAACCAGCTTGCGACGGACCGCGATACGACGGCGATTCTGATGTATCTGGAGACCGTCCCGCACGGTCGGAAATTCATGTCCGCCGCCCGCGCCGCCTCGCGCGCCAAGCCGATCGTCGTCGTCAAGGCTGGCCGCCACGCGGCCGCAGCCAAGGCTGCCCTCACCCACACCGGAGCGATCTCCGGCGCCGATGCGGTTGCCGACGCCGCCTTCCGCCGCGCTGGTCTTTTGCGGGTCGGGCAGATCGAACAACTCTTCGACGCCGCCGAAACGCTGACGCGCCTCAAGCCGACAAAGAGCCGGCGCGTCGCTATCGTCACCAATGGTGGCGGCGTGGGCGTGCTCGCCGTCGACCAGCTGATGGATGAGGGTGGCGTCCTTGCCGAATTGTCCCCGGAGACGATCGAAGAACTCGACAAGGTGATGCCGCCGACCTGGTCGCGCACCAACCCGATGGACCTGATCGGCGACGCCCCGCCCGAGCGCTATGTGGCGGCGACGGAAGCAGCGCTGGCCGACCCGAACGTCGATGCGCTTCTCGTGCTCAATTGCCCGACCGCACTTTCCTCCGCCGATGGCGCCGCCGAAGCTGTCATCTCCACCGTCAAAGCCGACCGTGCCCGCCATCCCTACCCCAAGCCGGTTCTGACCTGCTGGCTCGGCGGTGAGACGGTGATGAAGGCACGGGAGAGGCTGCGGGCGGCAGGTGTCGCGACCTTCCTCAGCCCCTCGGACGCGATCCGCAGCGTCGGCTACCTGACCGACTGGCACAAGGCTCAGGCCCTGTTGATGCGCACGCCACCGAGCCTGCCGGATGATTTCACCTGGGATGCGGAGCGCGCCCGGGCCGTCATGGTGAAGGCGGCGGAAGAAGGCCGCAGCGTCCTGACCGAGCCGGAAGCCAAGGAGGTTCTCGCGGCCTTCGGCATTCCGATCGTCAAAACGGTGATCGCCCGCACGATCGAAGAGGTCGAAGAAACGGCGCGCGAGCTCCTGCGCGACCACAAGGCGGTCGTCGTGAAGCTCCTGTCTGCCGAGATCACGCACAAATCCGATGTCGGCGGCGTCGTTCTCAACCTTTCGACGCCCGAAGAAGCCGTCAACGCCGTGCGCATTATCACCAAGCGGGTGGAGCGCAGCCGGCCCGACGCGCATATCGAAGGCTTCACCGTGCAGCCGATGATCCGTCGCACGGCGGCCCATGAGCTGATCGTCGGCATCGGCAACGACCCGTTGTTCGGCCCGACGATCGTCTTCGGCGCCGGCGGAACGGCCGTCGAAGTCATTGCCGACAGCGCCACCGGCCTGCCGCCGCTCGATCGCAACCTTGCCCGCGATCTCATCGAGCAGACCCGCATCTCGCGCCTTCTGGACGGCTACCGAGACATTCCCCCCGCCGACATGAATGCGCTGGAGCTGAGCCTCATCCGCCTCTCGCAGATGGCGGTCGACCTGCCCTCGATCACGTCGCTCGACATCAACCCGCTTCTCGCTTCGAGCGACGGGGTGGTGGCGCTCGATGCGCGCGTCGCCTTCGATCCCAAGCAGGTGCACAAATCCGGGCCCAACCGCGACATGGCGATCCGGCCCTATCCGAGCGGCTGGGACAGCACGGCGGACCTCGCCAGCGGTGCCAGCGTGATCCTGCGGCCTCTGATGCCGACGGACGTGCATCTCTACCCGGAATTCCTCGGCAAATTGTCGCCCGAGGACATCCGCATGCGCTTCCTCGCGCCGCTGAAGACGCTGCCGGAAGAGATGATCGCGCGGCTCACCCAGATCGACTATGCGCGCGACATGGCCTTCGTCGCACTCGATCCGGAATCGGGCGAGCTTCTCGGCGTTTCGCGACTTGCCGCAGATCCCGATCATGTCGAGGCCGAATATGCGGTGACCGTCCGAAGCGACATGAAGGGCCGCGGCATCGGCTGGCTGTTGATGAAGCAGATCATCGAATATGCGGCAGCCGATGGCATCGAGCGGCTTTACGGCGTCATCCTGCCGGAGAACCACACGATGCTGTCGATGTGTCGGGAGCTTGGCTTCGTCGCCGTCTCGAGCCCCGAAGCCGACGGCCTGCGCCATGTGGTCATTCATCTTGAGGCCCCTGCCTCCGAGGAAGAGGCGGAAGCCTCCGTCGGATCGCAGCGCCCGCGGCTGATCCCGTCCTAA
- a CDS encoding zinc-dependent alcohol dehydrogenase family protein, with protein MRAMVLERPGALLLLKDLARPRPGPGEVLIEISACGVCRTDLHVVDGELQNPKLPLIPGHEIVGRVAACGGSVSGFKEGDRVGVPWLGHTCGTCSYCRSGQENLCDRPGFTGYTIDGGYAEFCVADAHFVFPLGEWGADAEMAPLLCAGLIGHRCLRMAGEAERLGLYGFGAAAHIVAQVARHQGRSVYAFTRRGDLKAQAFAREFGAVWAGDSSDQPPDELDAAIIFAPVGALVPAALKAVKKGGVVVCGGIHMSDIPSFPYELLWGERVVRSVANLTRADGDEFLALAPEVPVRTTTVSYPLDRANDALTDLRSGALTGAAVLIP; from the coding sequence ATGCGCGCAATGGTTTTGGAGCGGCCCGGCGCTCTTCTCCTCTTAAAGGATCTTGCCCGCCCAAGGCCAGGACCCGGCGAGGTACTGATTGAGATTTCCGCCTGCGGGGTGTGCCGAACCGATCTGCATGTGGTCGATGGGGAGCTCCAAAACCCCAAACTGCCGCTCATTCCCGGTCACGAAATTGTTGGCCGTGTGGCGGCGTGCGGCGGGAGTGTCAGCGGATTCAAAGAGGGCGATCGCGTCGGCGTTCCCTGGCTCGGCCACACCTGCGGAACTTGCAGCTATTGCCGTTCGGGACAGGAGAACCTCTGCGACCGTCCGGGCTTCACCGGCTACACGATCGATGGCGGTTATGCCGAGTTCTGCGTGGCCGATGCGCATTTCGTCTTTCCTCTCGGCGAGTGGGGAGCGGATGCGGAGATGGCGCCGCTTCTCTGCGCCGGGCTCATCGGTCATCGCTGCCTCAGGATGGCGGGAGAGGCCGAACGTCTCGGCCTTTATGGCTTTGGCGCGGCCGCGCATATCGTGGCGCAGGTGGCCCGCCACCAGGGACGCTCGGTCTATGCCTTCACCCGACGCGGGGACCTCAAAGCGCAGGCTTTTGCGCGCGAGTTCGGTGCCGTGTGGGCCGGTGATTCCTCCGATCAGCCCCCGGACGAACTCGATGCGGCCATCATCTTCGCCCCAGTGGGCGCGCTCGTTCCCGCAGCCCTGAAGGCGGTGAAGAAAGGTGGAGTCGTCGTCTGCGGCGGCATCCATATGAGCGACATTCCGAGCTTTCCCTACGAACTCTTGTGGGGCGAGCGTGTCGTCCGCTCGGTCGCCAATCTCACACGCGCCGACGGCGATGAATTCCTGGCGCTGGCGCCCGAGGTGCCGGTGCGAACGACGACGGTTTCCTATCCGTTGGACAGAGCCAATGACGCTCTTACGGACTTACGATCGGGGGCACTCACCGGGGCCGCCGTCCTGATCCCTTGA
- a CDS encoding AAA family ATPase has translation MNQNSDLPAHVVEDQSAVFAFLADPATHGLENEIKRIDTHGAVVFLASEDVYKLKRAVKFPFMDYSTLALRKTACEREIAVNKEAAPDIYLGIVAITRDGDALTLGGDGEPIEWAVHMRRFDETKTLDLIAEKQGLPQELLKSLVKEILAAHQRAPRRDTGPAIASLASYLEQNSEAYAENPELYPQDRAAALTEASKMALTALTPLLQARGEAGFVRRCHGDLHLRNIVLIADKPTIFDAVEFDEAIATGDVLYDLGFLLMDLWERGLHREANIVMNRYLWGSDASEIDGLAALPLFLSIRATIRSKVIAAALPHLDGEEKAAKAAEARRYFAAAEAFLQPVRPRLVAIGGLSGSGKTTLAARIAPQFGRAPGAVHLRSDIERKRLAGVGETESLPDSAYASDFTARVFDTLWHKAERALKAGASVIVDAVHATPEERRQVEIVARENGADFVGLWLEAPIETLIDRVRHRSNDASDATAEIVRRQTGYKIGEIAWPRLTVTGSVDDSLAQALKTLGFSADQ, from the coding sequence ATGAACCAGAACAGCGACTTGCCGGCACATGTCGTGGAAGATCAAAGCGCCGTCTTCGCCTTCCTTGCCGATCCCGCGACCCACGGCCTTGAAAACGAGATCAAGCGCATCGACACGCATGGTGCGGTCGTTTTCCTTGCCAGCGAGGACGTCTACAAGCTGAAGCGCGCCGTCAAATTTCCCTTCATGGATTACTCCACGCTCGCATTGCGCAAGACTGCCTGCGAGCGGGAAATCGCCGTCAACAAGGAAGCCGCACCGGACATCTATCTCGGTATCGTGGCAATCACCCGTGATGGCGACGCGCTGACGCTCGGAGGCGACGGCGAGCCCATCGAATGGGCGGTCCATATGCGCCGCTTCGACGAGACGAAGACCCTCGATCTCATCGCCGAAAAGCAGGGACTTCCCCAGGAGCTGTTGAAGTCTCTCGTCAAAGAAATCCTCGCCGCCCATCAGCGCGCGCCCAGGCGCGACACCGGTCCGGCGATCGCCTCCCTCGCCTCCTATCTCGAGCAGAACAGCGAGGCCTACGCCGAAAATCCCGAGCTCTATCCGCAGGACCGCGCCGCCGCTCTGACCGAGGCCTCGAAAATGGCTCTCACCGCGCTCACGCCGCTCCTCCAGGCACGCGGAGAGGCCGGCTTCGTGCGCCGCTGTCACGGCGATCTGCATCTGCGCAACATCGTCCTGATTGCGGACAAACCGACGATCTTCGACGCGGTCGAATTCGACGAAGCGATCGCAACAGGCGACGTCCTCTACGACCTCGGCTTCCTCCTCATGGATTTGTGGGAGCGCGGCCTCCACCGCGAAGCGAACATCGTCATGAACCGCTATCTGTGGGGCAGCGATGCGTCCGAGATCGACGGGCTCGCGGCCCTGCCCTTGTTTCTCTCCATCCGTGCCACCATCCGCTCGAAGGTCATCGCCGCCGCGCTTCCTCACCTCGACGGAGAGGAAAAAGCGGCAAAGGCAGCCGAAGCCCGCCGGTATTTTGCTGCCGCAGAAGCGTTCCTTCAGCCGGTACGACCACGCCTCGTCGCGATCGGCGGGCTTTCAGGCTCCGGCAAGACGACCCTTGCCGCGCGCATCGCGCCGCAATTCGGCCGCGCGCCGGGCGCGGTGCATCTTCGAAGCGATATCGAGCGCAAGCGCCTCGCCGGCGTGGGCGAGACGGAGAGTCTGCCGGACAGCGCGTATGCGTCGGATTTCACCGCCCGCGTCTTCGACACGCTCTGGCACAAGGCGGAGCGTGCCTTGAAGGCCGGCGCGAGCGTCATCGTCGATGCCGTCCACGCGACACCGGAGGAGCGGCGACAGGTGGAGATCGTCGCTCGGGAAAATGGCGCCGATTTCGTGGGCCTTTGGCTCGAGGCACCCATCGAGACCCTGATCGACCGCGTCCGCCATCGCAGCAACGACGCTTCCGACGCCACGGCCGAAATCGTCCGCCGCCAGACGGGCTACAAGATCGGCGAGATCGCCTGGCCGCGCCTCACCGTAACAGGAAGCGTGGACGATTCCCTTGCCCAAGCCCTGAAAACTCTCGGCTTCTCCGCCGATCAATAA